In Agromyces sp. Leaf222, the genomic window CTCGGCGTCACCCGCCAGGCCGTGCACAAGAAGCACCACCGGCGACTCGAGCATGCGGGAATCGAACTGAGGAGGCGCGGCAATGCCTGAACTGGTGCACGACGAACTCGGGCCGACCCTGAAGGGCGTCGTCCTCGGCGCGATCGACGAGGCGACCCGGCGCGGCGCGACGAAGGTGGAGTCCGAGCACCTCCTGCTCTCCATTGCGGCCAGCGGCGACCTCGCCTCGGCGACGCTCGCCGAGGTCGGCCTCGACCACGGCGCGATCGACGAGGCGCTCCGGGTCGAACGCGCGAACTCGCTGGCCTCCGCCGGGGTCGAGCCGGTCGCCGACGAGCGCCTGCGCGCCGTGCGTGACGCCCGGCCAGGCTGGGGCGCGTCGATCCGCGAGTCCCTGAGTCGCGCGAACTTCCGTGCCCGTCGCGGCCGACCGAGGGCCGAGCGCGAGCGACTCGCCGTCGCCGATGCGCTCGTCGGCGTGCTCCGCGCCGAGGTCGGCACGGTTCCGCGTGCGCTCGCCTACGCGGGCGTCGATCGTGCCGCCCTCATCACCAGGCTCGAGGCGCTTCGATGAGCACCCCCGACCGCCTCGACGGTGCGCGGCCCGTGATCGCGGTCGACGGCCTGCAGATGCGCTACGGCGCGCACGAGGTGCTTCGCGACGTGTCCTTCGAGGTGGGCCGCGGCGAGGTCCTGGCCCTGCTCGGCCCGAACGGCGCGGGCAAGACCAGCACGATCGAGATCCTCGAGGGCCTGCGCCGCCGATCGGCCGGGCGTGTCGAGGTGCTCGGCATCGACCCCGCGCAGGCCGACGAGCGGTGGCGCGCCCGTGTGGGCGTCGTGTTGCAGTCGTGGCGCGACCACGCCAAGTGGTGTGTGCGCGAGTTGCTCGAGTACCAGGGCTCGCTCGCCGCGCCGTACTCGACCGACTCCATCATCCGCCCCTGGCCGGTGGGCGAGCTCCTCGCCGCGGTGGGGCTCGCCGAGCAGTCCGACCGCATGCTGAAGTCGCTCTCCGGAGGCCAGCGCCGCCGGCTCGATGTGGCGATCGGCCTCGTCGGACGCCCCGAGCTGGTCTTCTTCGACGAACCCACGGCCGGGCTCGACCCCCAGGCCAGACGCGACTTCCACGACCTCGTGCGGCGGATCGCGCAGGAGCTCGACACCACGATCCTGATGACCACGCACGACCTCTCCGAGGCCGAGCAGCTCGCCGATCGCATCGCGATCCTCACCGACGGGCGGATCGTCGCCGACGGTACCTCCGACGACCTGGCACGGCGCATCGTGGGCGAAGACGAGGTGCGGTGGACGTTCGAGGGGCAGTCGATGACGCACCACGTCCGCGACTCCACGGCCTTCGCCCGACAGCTCTTCGAGCAGCACGGGCGCGGCATCGCCGACCTCGAGATCCGGCGCGCCTCGCTCGAGGACACCTACCTCGCGCTCGTGCAGGCGGCCGAGGCGGCCGCCGAATCGCGCGGAGTATCCGGCGCAGCGTCCGGAGGCACCGACGGCCCGCGCGACCTCGCGGAGGCGAACCGATGAGCGTCTCGGCGATCGCCGCGCGGGCCGGGTTCGTACGAGGACGCATCGAACTCCGGCAGGCGTTCAGCGGTGCCGAGCTGATCGGCCAGCTGCTCTGGCCCCTGCTGACGCTCGTCGCGATCTTCCTCGTGCGCGACGTGCAGATCGGCGACGGCTACACGCTCGACACGTTCATCCTGCCGGGCGCCCTCGGCATGTTCGTGGCGCTCGGCATGCTGCTCGTCGTGCAGCAACTCGCGGCCGACCGTGAGGACGGATCGGTGCTGCGAGCGAAGATCACGCCGAACGGCATCCCGGCATACCTCGTCGGCAAGCTCGTGCAGATCTCGGCGACCGTGCTCGCGTACGTCACGATCGTGCTGGTGCCCGGGCTGTTCTTCGTCGACGGGCTCGCGCTCGGGCGCCCGGGCTCCTGGCTGACGTTCGCGTGGGTCGTGCTGCTCGGCCTGGTCGCGACGCAGAGCATCGGCGCGGTGCTCGGGTCGCTCGTGTCGAGCTCCCGCGGCGCCGGCTACCTGTCGCTGCCGGTGCTCGCGCTCATCGCGATCTCGGGCATCTTCGCCCCGATCACCGCGCTGCCGGCCTGGCTGGCGGGGATCGCCCAGGTGTTCCCGGTCTGCTGGCTCGGTCTCGGCATGCGTTCGGCGCTCCTGCCCGACTCGGCGGTCGTCGTCGAGATCGGCGGCTCGTGGCGGCCGGTCGAGACCGCGGTCGTGCTCGGGGGGTGGGCGATCGCCGGGCTCATCTCGGCGCCCGTCGTGCTCGGACGCATGGCCCGCAAGGAGTCCGGTTCGCGGGTGGCCGCACGTCGCGAGCGGGCGCTGCAGCGGCTCGGCTGATGCTCGACGCGCCGATCGGGCCGCCCGAGTGGTCGCGACACGTCGGAACGACGGGCTCGGAAGCCGCAGAACGTGACCGCTCGGCGGACGTGCTCGGCGCGCCTGGGCCCAGCGGGCGCCGGAACCGGCGCCGGATGTCGCGGCGAACGACGGGTGCCCCGGAACCGAGCGGCTCCGGGGCATCCGAGATCTGCGGTGAGGGCGAGCGCCGCCGCTCCTAGCGCACCGTCTTGCGCGCCGTGATCTGGCCGGTGTCGAAGCCGAGCAGGTGCAGTCCGCCGTGGAAGCGGGCGTGCTCGACCTTGATGCAGCGGTCCATGACGACCGTGAGACCCTGCTCCTCGCCGTAGTACGCGGCATCTTGGTTCCAGATGCCGAGCTGCACCCAGACGGTCTTGGCGCCCGCGGCGACCACGTCGTCGATGACCTGCGGGATGTCGCTGCCCTTGCGGAACACCACGACGATGTCTGGCACCTCTGGCAGGTCCTTCAGGCTGGCGTACGCCGGCTGGCCGAGGATCTCCTTCTCCATCGGGTTGACGAAGTAGAGGCGGTAGTCGCTGGACTGCTGCAGGTACGTGCCCACGAAGAAGCTGGAGCGCTGCGGCTTGGGCGACGCGCCGACGATCGCGACCGACTTCGCCGCGTTCAGGATGCGCAGGCGCGCCTTGGCGTCGGGTCCGACCCAGGTGCGCTGCGACTTCAGCAGCTTCGCGAGCGGCGAGCTCGCGGGCAGCTCGCATGAGAGGCCGTTGACGAGGCGGACGGTCTCGGTGGAGTCGACGGATGCCGCGGCATCCGTCGTGCTCGGGTCGATGATGGTGTCGGTGGCAGTGCTCATCGTGCTGCTCCAGTCGCGGCCGTGAGGGCCTGGTCGAGGTCGTCGATGATGTCTTCAACGTCTTCGATGCCCACGCTAATCCGCACGACGCCAGGAAGCACGCCCGCGTCGACGAGCTGCTGCTCGGTCAACTGCGCGTGCGTGGTCGACGCCGGGTGGATGATGAGCGTCTTCGCGTCGCCGATGTTCGCGAGGTGCGAGGCGAGGTTGACCGACTCGATGAGGGTCTGGCCGACCGCGCGGCCGCCCTTGACCTCGAAGCTGAAGACGGAACCGGCGCCCTTGGGCAGGTACTTCTGGGCACGGTCGTAGTGGGGGTGGTTCGGCAGGCCGGCCCACCAGACGTTCTCGATGCGGGAGTCGGACTCGAGCCACTCGGCGACGGCGCGCGCATTGTCGATGTGCGCCTGGATGCGGTACGGAAGGGTCTCGACGCCCTGCGCGAGCAGGAACGCGGAGTGCGGTGCGAGCGCCGGGCCGATGTCGCGCAGCTGCTCGGCGCGCAGGCGCGTGAGGAACGCGTACTCGCCGAAGTTGCCCGACCACTCGAGTCCGCCGTAGCTCGGCACGGGCTGGCCGAAGAGCGGGAACTTCTCGGAGTGCCAGTGGAAGCGGCCCGACTCGACGACGACGCCGCCGAGGGTCGTGCCGTGGCCGCCGAGGAACTTCGTGGCCGAGTGGGTGACGATGTCGGCGCCCCACTCGATGGGGCGGTTGAGGTAGGGGGTGGCGATCGTCGAGTCGACGATGAACGGGATGCCGTGGGCGTGCGCCACGTCGGCGAGGCCCTCGAGGTCGGCGATCTCTCCCGACGGGTTCGCGATCGTCTCGACGAAGAGCGCCTTGGTCTTGTCGGTGATCGCGGCCGCGTAGTCGGCCGGGTCGGAGGAGCGGACGAACGTCGTGTCGATGCCGAAGCGGCGGAGCGTGACATCCAGCTGGGTGATCGAGCCGCCGTAGAGGTTCGCCGAGGCGACGATGTGGTCGCCCGAGCCGGCGAGGCTCGCGAAGGTGATGTACTGCGCGGCGAGGCCGGAGGCGGTGGCGACGGCGCCGAGCCCGCCTTCGAGGCTCGCGACGCGCTCCTCGAAGCTCGCGACCGTCGGGTTCGCGAGGCGGGAGTAGATGTTGCCGTACTTCTGCAGCGCGAAGCGCGCCGCGGCATCCGCCGTGTCGTCGAAGACGAACGCACTCGACTGGTAGATCGGGAGGGCGCGGGCGCCCGTCACCTGGTCGGGGATGTTGCCCGCGTGGATGGCGCGGGTCTTGAAGCCGTATTCGCGGTCTGCCATACCGCAACGCTAGCCGCGCCGCACCCGCCGGCCCGCGGCATCCGTAATGCGGAGCAATCAGATCGCGGAACCCGAACGGTTAGGCTGGCGCGATGTCGGATCGATGGCACAGGGTCTCCGTTTCGCCCACCGCGCCCGGGGCGGGCCACGGCGTGCAACCGTTGGCCGCCGAAGACCTCTTCGCGCAGCCCGTCGAGGCCGCCGCCGCCATCGCGCTCGACGAGAAGCTGCGCCAGGCCTACTACTGGATCGTGAACCGCGCGGTCATCTCGCCGTACTACGACCTCGAGTTCTCGTCGGGTGCGCCGCTGACCTTCGGGCTCGGCGATGCCGGCGCGCAGTTGACCCTGCCGACCGAGGCGTCGTTCTCGTCGAACGTGCTGGTGCCCCTGCTCTCGTTCGCACTCGGCGGCAAGTGCCTGCTCGTCGGCGGCCCCGGGCGCGGCAAGACGACGGTCGCGGTGATCATGGGCGTGCTCGCCGGCAGCTCGGCCGACGACGTGCGCCGCGGCGTGCAGCAGGGCCAGCCGCAGCTGACCGTGAGCGACCTGGTCGGCATCCCGCTGCCGCGCGACCTCGTGAACGCGTCGCGACTGGCGGACATCGGCATCGCCTGGCGCGAGTGGCTCACGCGGCCGGTGAAGATCGTCGACGAGTACAACCGCATCCCGACGAAGACCCAGTCGGCGCTGCTCACCATGGTCGCAGAGGGGTACGTCGAGAGCCACGACCAGATGCGGCGCACCGCCCCCGAGTCCGGCGTCGAGAGCTGGTTCTTCACCGCGAACGACGACGCCGGCGGCGGTACGTTCCCCGTCATCCAGGCGCTGCGCGACCGCATGGACGTGACCGTGCAGTCGGCCGGGTTCAACAGCCGCTTCTTCGACGAGCTCATCGCACGGGTCGAGGCCGGCGAGAAGCCCGAGGAGCACGTGCCGCAGGAGCTCGTGTTCTCGGGCGACGAGCAGGAGCGCATGCGCGCCGAGATCCGCGCGGTGCCGATGCCGCGAGAGGTGCGGCGACGGCTCGAGTACTTCTTCGGCCACTTCGAGTTCGTGCAGCACGCCGGCCGGCGCTTCGAATACCGCACGAAGGACACCGCCACGACCGCCGGCGGCCGGGTCGGCGAGATCATCGAGGCGAACTCCGGCGCCGACCTCGAGGCCGACCTCGGCGCGCAGACGCTCAACGGGCTCTCGGTGCGAGCCATGCAGACGCTCATCGTCTACGCCAAGGCGATGGCGTGGTTCCGCGGCACCGGCGCGGTGTCGCTCGCCGACGTGGCCGCGGTGCTGCCGTTCGCACTGCGCGGCAAGCTGCTGCCGAACCTCGCCCATCCGCGATTCGACGTCGGCGCGGAGCGGGAGCTCGCGACCGACACGGCGAGCTGGCTCGGCGACCTCTTCGCCGAGTCGTGCCGGCAGTACGACGCGCTCGGGCGCGACCACGACGACCCGGTGGGCGACCTGCTCACCGAGCTCGATCGCGGCCTCGACGGCCTCTCGTCGGTCGACGTCTCCCGCCGCATCACGGCCGTCGAGACGCGCATCCGTCGCATCGCCGACACCGGCAAGCTCTACGGCCGCGACTTCGACGACCTCATGACGCTCAAGTACCTGCACCAGCGGTACACCGCCTACCTGCGGTGGGCGGAGCAGCCCAGATGATCCGCGTCGCGGGCAATGCGGCGAACGCGCCGCTCGCGGCGGTGACGCTCGAGAGCGCGGTGTCGGATGCCGCGGCCCGCTGCCGCGACCTCGATCTCGCGCTCGCGGCGGGCAACGTCGGCCGCAGCGGGGGAGACCCGCTGCGCTTCGCCGTGACGCTCGGCGCCGGGTTCGCCGCACTCGAGGCGGCGCCGTCACGGGCCGATGCCCTCGACCTCGTGGCCGTCGCGGGCTGGCGGGCCGGCGTGCTGGGGCTTCGCGACGACGCGCTCCGGCGCCTCGAGACGATCCGGTCCGACGAGCGGATGCGGCCGGCAGCGGCGGCCGTGCTCGGGCTCGACACCGACGAGCTCGACGGGTTCGTCGAGCGCCAGGCCGACGACCGGTACTGGTGGCCCGGCCGGGATCGCCTCCGCGGATACGTGTGCTCCGCCGGTGGCTTCTCCGGGCTCGGCGGTGCGTGGATCGCACCCCCCGACGGCTGGTGCGCGCTCGCGGAGCCCGGCGCGTTCGGCGTGCACGCCGCCGGCGACTGGTGGCGACTCGACGCCGACGTCTGGGGCGCGAGGCTCATCCGCCTCGCCGAGGCCCCCGAGGCATCGGCGACGGCGGACCCGCGCGTGAGCATCGTGTGCCGCCCCGACACGCACTTGGCCTGGCTGCACGTTCGGGATGCCGCGTGAGCGGCGTGCGGGGTGAGGCTCCCGTCATCGGGCCGGTCGACGCCGTGAGCGTGCCGCTCGTCGGCGAGGCCCGCGCGGCCTGGGAGCACGCGCAGGGCCTGTGGGGTGTGCGCATGCACGATGCCGAGCTGCGGCCGGGCGCCGGCGATGCGCAGGGCGCGGCGGCGTGGTTCACGTTCCCGCCCTCGATCGCCGTCGACCCGGTCATGCTCGTCGACGACGGCATCTCGGGGGAGCTCGAGAGCGTCTTCGCCCACGAGCTCGGCCACCACGTGCTCGCGCCGAGCACGCGCGTCGACTCGTTCAAGATCGTGCAGCAGATGGCGCGCGCGCTCGCCGCCGCGGGCGCCGTACCCGTTCGCCCCGAGCCCGCGCAGCGGCTGGCGAACCTCTGGTGCGACCTGCTCGTCAACGCCCGCGTCGCCGTGCTCCAACGTCGACGCGGCGTTCCGGGTGTCGACGTGCCCGAGCCGGGAACCCGGGCGGCGCCGGGCACGACCCCGGGGGTCGTCAGGCTCATGCACGAGCTCTTCCGGGGCGGCTTCGATGCGCAGAGCCGGCTGTGGTGGGTGTACCGCCGCGCCTACGAGCACGTGTGGGGCCTGCCGGCCGGCACGATGTGCCCGGTCGACCCGCCGCCGGTGCCGGTGCGACCCGTCTCGGCGGCCGCCGCCGCGTACGTGCCGAAGCCGCTCTCCGAGGTTCCCGAGAAGTTCCGCGAGCAGGAGCGCGAGCTCCGCGAAGCCCAGGAACGCGCGGCGCGCATCGCCGACGAGCTCTCGCGCATCACGATGACGACGCCCGAGTTCGACGCGGATCGCGTGGCCGGCCTCGTGCGCACCTTCGCGAGCGATCCCGTCGCGGGGGCCCTGCGCTTCGGCGTGCTGACCGCGCCGTACCTCGTCGAGG contains:
- a CDS encoding ABC transporter permease, yielding MSVSAIAARAGFVRGRIELRQAFSGAELIGQLLWPLLTLVAIFLVRDVQIGDGYTLDTFILPGALGMFVALGMLLVVQQLAADREDGSVLRAKITPNGIPAYLVGKLVQISATVLAYVTIVLVPGLFFVDGLALGRPGSWLTFAWVVLLGLVATQSIGAVLGSLVSSSRGAGYLSLPVLALIAISGIFAPITALPAWLAGIAQVFPVCWLGLGMRSALLPDSAVVVEIGGSWRPVETAVVLGGWAIAGLISAPVVLGRMARKESGSRVAARRERALQRLG
- a CDS encoding Clp protease N-terminal domain-containing protein, translating into MPELVHDELGPTLKGVVLGAIDEATRRGATKVESEHLLLSIAASGDLASATLAEVGLDHGAIDEALRVERANSLASAGVEPVADERLRAVRDARPGWGASIRESLSRANFRARRGRPRAERERLAVADALVGVLRAEVGTVPRALAYAGVDRAALITRLEALR
- a CDS encoding O-acetylhomoserine aminocarboxypropyltransferase/cysteine synthase family protein, which gives rise to MADREYGFKTRAIHAGNIPDQVTGARALPIYQSSAFVFDDTADAAARFALQKYGNIYSRLANPTVASFEERVASLEGGLGAVATASGLAAQYITFASLAGSGDHIVASANLYGGSITQLDVTLRRFGIDTTFVRSSDPADYAAAITDKTKALFVETIANPSGEIADLEGLADVAHAHGIPFIVDSTIATPYLNRPIEWGADIVTHSATKFLGGHGTTLGGVVVESGRFHWHSEKFPLFGQPVPSYGGLEWSGNFGEYAFLTRLRAEQLRDIGPALAPHSAFLLAQGVETLPYRIQAHIDNARAVAEWLESDSRIENVWWAGLPNHPHYDRAQKYLPKGAGSVFSFEVKGGRAVGQTLIESVNLASHLANIGDAKTLIIHPASTTHAQLTEQQLVDAGVLPGVVRISVGIEDVEDIIDDLDQALTAATGAAR
- a CDS encoding MoxR family ATPase, with product MSDRWHRVSVSPTAPGAGHGVQPLAAEDLFAQPVEAAAAIALDEKLRQAYYWIVNRAVISPYYDLEFSSGAPLTFGLGDAGAQLTLPTEASFSSNVLVPLLSFALGGKCLLVGGPGRGKTTVAVIMGVLAGSSADDVRRGVQQGQPQLTVSDLVGIPLPRDLVNASRLADIGIAWREWLTRPVKIVDEYNRIPTKTQSALLTMVAEGYVESHDQMRRTAPESGVESWFFTANDDAGGGTFPVIQALRDRMDVTVQSAGFNSRFFDELIARVEAGEKPEEHVPQELVFSGDEQERMRAEIRAVPMPREVRRRLEYFFGHFEFVQHAGRRFEYRTKDTATTAGGRVGEIIEANSGADLEADLGAQTLNGLSVRAMQTLIVYAKAMAWFRGTGAVSLADVAAVLPFALRGKLLPNLAHPRFDVGAERELATDTASWLGDLFAESCRQYDALGRDHDDPVGDLLTELDRGLDGLSSVDVSRRITAVETRIRRIADTGKLYGRDFDDLMTLKYLHQRYTAYLRWAEQPR
- a CDS encoding CoA-binding protein, with translation MSTATDTIIDPSTTDAAASVDSTETVRLVNGLSCELPASSPLAKLLKSQRTWVGPDAKARLRILNAAKSVAIVGASPKPQRSSFFVGTYLQQSSDYRLYFVNPMEKEILGQPAYASLKDLPEVPDIVVVFRKGSDIPQVIDDVVAAGAKTVWVQLGIWNQDAAYYGEEQGLTVVMDRCIKVEHARFHGGLHLLGFDTGQITARKTVR
- a CDS encoding ABC transporter ATP-binding protein, which codes for MSTPDRLDGARPVIAVDGLQMRYGAHEVLRDVSFEVGRGEVLALLGPNGAGKTSTIEILEGLRRRSAGRVEVLGIDPAQADERWRARVGVVLQSWRDHAKWCVRELLEYQGSLAAPYSTDSIIRPWPVGELLAAVGLAEQSDRMLKSLSGGQRRRLDVAIGLVGRPELVFFDEPTAGLDPQARRDFHDLVRRIAQELDTTILMTTHDLSEAEQLADRIAILTDGRIVADGTSDDLARRIVGEDEVRWTFEGQSMTHHVRDSTAFARQLFEQHGRGIADLEIRRASLEDTYLALVQAAEAAAESRGVSGAASGGTDGPRDLAEANR